From Candidatus Eremiobacterota bacterium, a single genomic window includes:
- a CDS encoding DUF2442 domain-containing protein, translated as MALKQRHTESTDAELDAALARGREERARDGACDVRYDATADRIEITMNNSATVSIARKAIPGLERATVDQLADVRLTPLGTSMSFERIDADYAIHGLLRRVLGLNEQQRAAGSVTSQAKRSAAVANGALGGRPPKKAVVPQKRAQR; from the coding sequence ATGGCACTAAAGCAGCGACATACGGAATCGACGGACGCCGAGCTGGATGCAGCACTCGCGCGCGGTCGGGAAGAACGTGCGCGTGATGGCGCGTGCGATGTGCGATATGACGCGACGGCGGACCGAATCGAGATCACAATGAACAATTCCGCGACCGTAAGCATCGCTCGCAAGGCGATTCCAGGCCTTGAACGCGCGACCGTGGACCAGCTCGCTGATGTGCGCCTCACGCCGCTGGGTACGTCCATGAGCTTCGAGCGAATCGACGCCGACTATGCAATACATGGTTTGCTCCGCAGGGTGCTGGGTCTTAACGAACAGCAGCGCGCGGCAGGGTCCGTTACCTCGCAGGCAAAGCGCTCGGCAGCGGTCGCTAATGGTGCATTGGGAGGACGACCACCAAAAAAAGCTGTTGTCCCGCAGAAGCGGGCGCAACGCTGA
- a CDS encoding helix-turn-helix transcriptional regulator, with translation MSQAQLAKRANVSRQTISRIERAATDIRIEVVERIASALGVTVADLFASTGAKRVNDRELARRAATPRRDYVDARDLLLAVDEAAGRSVGLPEVDL, from the coding sequence ATGTCCCAAGCTCAACTCGCGAAGCGAGCCAATGTCTCGCGCCAAACCATCTCCCGGATTGAGCGCGCTGCGACCGACATCCGCATCGAAGTCGTCGAGCGCATTGCCAGTGCGCTCGGCGTGACGGTCGCGGACCTTTTCGCCTCCACGGGCGCTAAGCGTGTCAACGATCGCGAACTCGCTCGTCGCGCTGCCACGCCGCGCAGAGACTATGTCGATGCGCGCGATCTCTTGCTCGCCGTCGACGAGGCGGCTGGGCGATCCGTCGGGCTCCCAGAGGTAGACTTGTGA
- a CDS encoding helix-turn-helix domain-containing protein gives MCEAIVESRTLGQAFKRRRLALGLTQAKLAQRIGTTQSYIAAVERGDRETRWSTVLEIARALELEPMLVPRERLPAVEAVVHLSPEDDVRPLTGAGW, from the coding sequence ATGTGCGAGGCGATAGTAGAGTCCAGGACTCTAGGCCAAGCGTTCAAGCGGCGTCGCCTTGCGCTCGGCCTGACGCAGGCGAAGCTCGCACAGCGCATCGGCACGACGCAGAGCTATATCGCGGCGGTCGAGCGCGGCGACCGAGAAACCCGCTGGAGCACCGTCCTCGAGATCGCGCGAGCGCTGGAACTCGAACCAATGCTCGTCCCCCGAGAACGCCTCCCCGCCGTTGAAGCAGTCGTTCACCTCAGCCCCGAGGACGACGTGCGTCCGCTCACCGGCGCGGGTTGGTAG
- a CDS encoding DUF4160 domain-containing protein — MFPQINGFDVKVNIIEDQDGPHVHVFKAGVEYRISLETCKVLTYTGGTKAQARAAERLIAERIDECWTEWNKWH; from the coding sequence GTGTTCCCGCAGATCAATGGGTTCGACGTCAAGGTCAATATCATCGAGGATCAGGACGGGCCGCACGTTCATGTCTTCAAAGCGGGCGTCGAGTATCGGATCAGCCTTGAGACTTGTAAGGTCCTAACCTACACCGGTGGAACGAAGGCGCAGGCGCGTGCCGCGGAACGGCTCATCGCAGAGCGGATCGACGAGTGTTGGACGGAGTGGAACAAATGGCACTAA